A single Sphingobacteriales bacterium DNA region contains:
- a CDS encoding GNAT family N-acetyltransferase, giving the protein MIKFSRRIIETERIQLYPYALKYYEPFFRLIQKNKTRLSDSFPNLLKSTETDTDTKEFMQRKINDWNKNKNYALIIVYKSNHELIGHFNLKEIDWKTGVGEIAYFIDAGFEQRGLATEVICRMLSVCFEDIGLNHVFARIVSDNIASQKAAEKSGLKYEGAFFKSHTMHDHTMVETYRYGLSREDYLRSPVR; this is encoded by the coding sequence ATGATAAAATTTTCCAGACGAATAATAGAAACCGAGAGAATACAGCTGTATCCATATGCATTAAAATATTATGAACCGTTCTTCCGGCTCATTCAGAAAAATAAAACCAGACTGTCCGACAGCTTCCCGAATCTGCTGAAATCTACGGAAACCGATACGGACACAAAAGAGTTTATGCAGCGGAAAATAAATGACTGGAATAAAAATAAAAACTATGCACTGATAATCGTGTATAAGTCAAACCACGAATTGATCGGGCATTTTAACCTGAAAGAAATAGACTGGAAGACAGGCGTGGGCGAGATTGCTTATTTTATTGATGCGGGATTCGAACAACGAGGCCTTGCAACGGAAGTCATTTGCCGGATGCTTTCCGTTTGTTTCGAAGATATCGGACTCAATCACGTTTTTGCACGTATCGTTTCCGATAATATCGCCAGCCAGAAAGCAGCGGAGAAGTCAGGATTGAAATATGAGGGGGCATTCTTTAAAAGTCACACGATGCACGATCATACGATGGTGGAAACCTATCGATATGGGTTATCCAGAGAGGATTATTTAAGAAGCCCCGTTCGATAG
- a CDS encoding DNA-3-methyladenine glycosylase I, protein MGKKEIIRCNWCVGKPLYEQYHDEEWGVPVYDDQKQFEFLVLESAQAGLSWWTILQRRDGYRKAFSNFDYRKVAKFTPDKVEKLLQDSGIIRNRAKIEATVNNAQRFMEVQKEFGSFSKYIWSFVGGKPMVSQLKQLKEIQPTSPESDALAKDMKRRGFKFLGSTTLYAHMQATGLVNDHLMDCHRYKKCR, encoded by the coding sequence ATGGGTAAAAAAGAAATCATCCGCTGCAACTGGTGTGTCGGGAAACCATTATATGAACAATACCACGACGAAGAATGGGGTGTTCCCGTTTATGACGACCAGAAACAGTTTGAATTTCTGGTGCTGGAAAGCGCACAGGCCGGCCTGAGCTGGTGGACCATCTTACAGCGCAGGGATGGTTACCGCAAGGCATTTTCCAACTTCGATTACAGGAAAGTAGCCAAATTCACTCCTGATAAGGTAGAAAAATTATTGCAGGATAGCGGCATTATCCGAAACAGGGCCAAGATAGAAGCGACCGTCAATAATGCACAGCGATTTATGGAGGTACAGAAAGAATTCGGTTCATTCAGTAAGTACATCTGGAGTTTTGTCGGCGGAAAACCTATGGTCAGCCAATTAAAACAGCTTAAAGAAATTCAGCCCACATCTCCGGAATCGGATGCACTGGCGAAAGACATGAAGAGACGTGGGTTTAAATTTTTAGGTTCCACCACTTTATATGCGCATATGCAGGCCACCGGACTCGTGAATGACCACCTGATGGATTGTCACCGGTACAAGAAATGCAGGTAA
- a CDS encoding RluA family pseudouridine synthase, which translates to MPEILYEDNHIIAVNKKSGDIVQGDETGDKPLVDFIKDYIKEKYQKPGEVFLGVVHRIDRPVSGIVLFARTSKGLSRLNELFQTKEITKTYWAVVKNKPGEDSGTLIHFHLKDSAQRKARLFDKEVAHSKKCVLHYKLLASSDNYHLLEIQLETGRFHQIRAQLAKIGSPIKGDIKYGFDRPNENTRSIHLHARKIEFMHPVKNEKLVISAPVPEEVIWKFFEKKM; encoded by the coding sequence ATGCCGGAAATCTTATACGAAGACAATCATATCATCGCCGTCAACAAAAAAAGCGGTGATATCGTACAGGGGGATGAAACCGGCGACAAGCCGCTGGTGGATTTTATCAAAGATTATATTAAGGAAAAATACCAGAAACCCGGTGAGGTGTTTTTAGGTGTGGTGCACCGCATTGACCGGCCGGTGAGCGGCATCGTATTGTTTGCACGCACCAGCAAAGGGCTGTCCAGACTGAATGAACTGTTCCAAACCAAAGAAATTACCAAAACCTACTGGGCGGTGGTGAAAAACAAACCCGGGGAAGATTCCGGCACCTTAATTCATTTCCATTTGAAAGATTCCGCACAACGCAAAGCCAGGCTGTTTGACAAAGAAGTGGCACATTCCAAAAAATGTGTACTACACTACAAATTATTGGCAAGTTCTGACAACTATCACCTATTAGAAATACAATTAGAAACAGGGCGTTTCCATCAAATCAGGGCACAACTGGCAAAAATCGGCTCACCGATAAAAGGGGATATAAAATATGGTTTCGACAGGCCCAACGAAAATACAAGAAGCATACACTTGCATGCCAGAAAAATAGAATTCATGCATCCTGTGAAAAACGAGAAGTTAGTAATTTCTGCTCCCGTTCCGGAAGAAGTTATTTGGAAATTTTTCGAGAAAAAAATGTAA
- a CDS encoding RNA methyltransferase — protein MKTISSLQNPLIKKVLLLQEKSRERKEENLFVIDGWKETQLAIANGFEMDTILFRKGFGLNFDELEVENVLEISEEVFDRISYRGNTSKVVALAKPKNNTLSDLKLSKNPLVIVLDGIEKPGNVGAILRTADATGVDAVICCDTHSDIYNPNTIRSSVGCVFTKQIAVSSKEECLAFLKENNNAVYTTSLKAAKNYLEEDYRQPSAFVFGTEAEGVHAFWEEHSTANIIIPMRGQNDSLNVSNAAAVVLFEALRQRS, from the coding sequence GTGAAGACGATTTCCAGCCTGCAAAATCCATTGATAAAAAAAGTCCTGCTCTTGCAGGAAAAATCCCGCGAACGCAAGGAAGAAAATTTATTTGTAATAGACGGATGGAAGGAAACTCAACTGGCCATTGCCAATGGTTTTGAAATGGATACCATCCTGTTCAGAAAAGGATTTGGATTAAACTTTGACGAACTGGAGGTTGAAAATGTCCTGGAAATTTCGGAAGAAGTGTTCGACCGGATTTCGTACCGGGGAAACACGAGTAAAGTGGTGGCACTCGCCAAACCTAAAAACAATACACTGTCTGATTTAAAATTATCGAAAAACCCATTGGTTATAGTGTTAGATGGAATTGAAAAACCCGGCAATGTGGGTGCAATCCTGCGCACCGCAGATGCCACCGGTGTGGATGCCGTCATTTGTTGCGATACGCATTCCGATATTTACAACCCAAACACCATTCGTTCTTCGGTGGGTTGTGTATTTACCAAACAAATAGCTGTCAGCAGTAAAGAAGAATGTCTGGCTTTCCTGAAAGAAAATAATAATGCTGTTTATACCACATCCTTAAAAGCGGCTAAAAATTATCTGGAAGAAGATTACCGGCAGCCATCCGCCTTTGTATTTGGAACGGAAGCCGAGGGTGTGCATGCTTTTTGGGAAGAGCATTCCACGGCCAACATTATTATTCCCATGCGCGGACAGAATGATTCCCTGAATGTATCGAATGCTGCGGCAGTAGTGTTGTTTGAGGCCTTGCGGCAGCGCTCTTAA